A region of Methanocorpusculum labreanum Z DNA encodes the following proteins:
- a CDS encoding ORC1-type DNA replication protein produces the protein MDSEPYKSTGLFKKYINPNKIFQNREVLRHSYSPKELPHRMDQIDSIAEILAPALQGATPSNILIYGKTGTGKTATVKFVGTELENESSEFSPCRLVHLNCETIDTQYRVLAQIANHVSGHDLKASDKIKNTIPATGWHTDQVYSELKNVLEQAGGLQIIVLDEIDKLVKKSGDDTLYNLTRINSDLFSSRVCIIGISNDLTFKDFLDPRVLSSLSEEELVFPPYNADQLRDILHQRAEMAFFPDVVSDEVIGLCAARAAQEHGDARRALDLLRVSGELAEREGAEHVMVKHVNSAQENIETDTMSECVKTLPSQSKIVLCSMLLMAASGQKVFTSGSVINVYREVAAELDTEALSHRRVSDLINELNMLGIITTRVVSHGRHGRTTEIYFKSPTNDIRTVIMNDSRFQECGILHPLLKSHEKGD, from the coding sequence ATGGATAGCGAACCCTACAAATCTACCGGTCTCTTTAAAAAATATATCAATCCTAACAAAATTTTTCAAAATCGCGAGGTTTTAAGGCATAGTTACAGCCCAAAAGAACTCCCGCATCGTATGGATCAGATCGATTCCATCGCAGAGATCCTCGCTCCGGCACTTCAGGGAGCAACTCCTTCGAACATTCTCATTTACGGAAAAACCGGAACCGGCAAAACTGCAACGGTCAAGTTTGTCGGCACCGAACTCGAAAACGAAAGCTCGGAGTTCTCTCCATGCAGACTTGTCCATCTCAACTGCGAGACCATCGATACCCAGTACCGCGTCCTTGCCCAGATCGCAAACCATGTCAGCGGTCATGATCTGAAAGCAAGCGACAAAATCAAAAACACCATCCCGGCAACCGGATGGCACACCGATCAGGTGTACTCGGAACTCAAGAACGTTCTGGAACAGGCAGGCGGTCTCCAGATCATCGTTCTGGACGAAATCGACAAGCTGGTCAAAAAAAGCGGAGATGACACACTCTATAATTTAACGCGCATCAACAGTGACCTCTTTTCGTCACGCGTCTGTATTATAGGCATCTCGAACGATCTGACATTCAAGGACTTTCTCGATCCGCGTGTCTTATCTTCCCTCTCAGAGGAAGAGCTTGTTTTCCCGCCGTACAACGCGGATCAGCTCAGGGACATCCTTCATCAGCGGGCCGAGATGGCCTTTTTCCCGGACGTCGTTTCCGATGAAGTGATCGGTCTTTGTGCCGCACGTGCAGCTCAGGAACACGGCGACGCACGCAGAGCGCTCGATCTCTTACGCGTCTCCGGCGAACTTGCCGAACGCGAAGGCGCCGAGCACGTCATGGTAAAGCATGTCAACAGCGCTCAGGAAAATATCGAAACCGATACGATGAGCGAATGCGTAAAAACCCTTCCCTCACAGAGTAAGATCGTTCTCTGCTCCATGCTCCTCATGGCCGCTTCCGGCCAGAAAGTGTTCACAAGCGGCTCGGTCATCAACGTATACCGCGAAGTTGCGGCCGAACTCGACACCGAAGCGCTGAGCCACCGCCGCGTTTCCGATCTCATCAACGAACTCAACATGCTTGGAATCATCACGACCCGTGTCGTTTCCCATGGAAGGCACGGCCGGACGACAGAAATTTATTTTAAGAGTCCGACCAATGACATACGTACTGTGATCATGAATGATTCACGGTTTCAGGAATGCGGTATTCTGCATCCTCTGTTGAAAAGTCATGAAAAAGGTGATTA